Proteins encoded within one genomic window of Paramisgurnus dabryanus chromosome 13, PD_genome_1.1, whole genome shotgun sequence:
- the LOC135752208 gene encoding CREB-regulated transcription coactivator 2 isoform X1 codes for MSSAGTAGACGPGPTPGPNHGASNPRKFSEKIALHTQRQAEETAAFQEVMMDLTSTRIQAQKVRLSRSQGPYYGGSLPNVNQIGRNPSEMQGSFQAPLDANRSTRHHGLVERVHRDKRFISPIRPYQRHMDSSHSGSVYLSPPPDPSWRRNWNSNFSMDKSQIFHQLPTTALNRTNSDSALHTSVMNPPAGDSFSGGQMFTPQGRRGVFSYPVPPIEENGPDEGALLKPWDSRKLLLLSSRPKSCEVPGITVYPSPDQQGGSPHASTVLNTGGSLPDLSSLHFPSPLPTPLDPDEPGYPSLSGGSSTGNLTSTLTQLGINTHNTFHSQGLLPSLQGTLSNPSLQSSLSNPNIQSSLSSYSFPNSLSSASLQSSLSNPSLQSSLSSSPSMRSSLSNQSLRSSLSNSSLSSQSLQSAASNSYGGGPCGSLGPGQSQQSTSPRRRALPPPVSLPSDNRRHHPKQFSPTPSSTLTSITQGVPLDTSKLQGDQRLSQYSYGQPQQVQKGLGSAQTDSHAYAQTTQLHLHNMQNLQKTHNFNMQPKQNPMSYGSADMMHTGVSVEQQSDQQISQSLSNELDFYSDTLFLNSLLDDPYLTLQLTGRQNQNLNQQMGDVGSGATVKGQESSYHNQQGALETTGPQLLTQNQCQSYTDGQHPGSNMILTGDSSSGLSKEITNALAGVPGFEMDPFSSEDTLRMDPLALDGLGMLTDGDLMLADPAVEDSFRSDHLK; via the exons ATGTCCTCCGCGGGTACTGCAGGAGCTTGCGGGCCCGGACCGACACCGGGACCGAATCACGGCGCGTCAAACCCGCGAAAATTCAGCGAGAAGATCGCGctgcacacacagagacagGCGGAGGAGACCGCGGCGTTTCAAGAGGTCATGATGGACCTCACATCCACACGG ATTCAGGCACAGAAGGTCCGATTATCCAGAAGCCAGGGTCCGTATTACGGCGGATCTTTGCCCAACGTAAACCAGATTGGCAGGAACCCATCAGAAATGCAG GGCTCGTTTCAGGCTCCCCTGGATGCCAATCGCTCCACACGACATCATGGTCTGGTAGAGAGAGTCCACAGAGACAAGCGCTTCATCTCCCCCATCAGACCCTACCAGAGACAT ATGGACAGCTCTCACAGCGGCTCTGTGTATCTGTCTCCGCCCCCTGACCCCAGCTGGAGAAG GAACTGGAACAGTAACTTTTCCATGGACAAGAGCCAGATATTCCATCAGCTTCCTACCACAGCTCTCAACAG AACAAACTCAGACTCAGCGCTCCACACCAGTGTTATGAATCCACCTGCTGGTGACTCATTCAGTGGAGGACAGATGTTCACTCCGCAGGGCAGACGTGGTG TGTTCTCGTATCCTGTTCCTCCCATTGAAGAGAACGGTCCTGATGAAGGAGCTCTCCTGAAACCATGGGACTCCAGAAAG CTTTTGCTGTTATCTTCAAGACCAAAATCCTGTGAGGTGCCTGGAATCAC TGTCTATCCCTCTCCAGACCAGCAGGGCGGCTCCCCTCACGCATCCACAGTGTTAAATACGGGCGGCTCACTGCCAGATCTGTCCAGCTTGCATTTCCCGTCACCGCTTCCCACGCCGCTAGATCCCGATGAGCCCGGTTACCCGTCTCTCAGCGGTGGCAGCAGCACGGGTAACCTGACCTCCACCCTTACTCAACTGGGCATCAACACCCACAACACCTTCCATTCTCAAG GTTTGTTGCCATCTCTGCAGGGTACGCTGAGTAACCCCTCCCTCCAGTCATCGCTTAGCAACCCCAACATCCAGTCATCTCTCAGCAGTTACTCGTTCCCCAACTCACTCAGCTCCGCCTCCCTGCAGTCGTCTCTCAGCAACCCTTCCCTCCAGTCCTCGTTAAGCTCCTCCCCTTCAATGAGGTCATCGCTCAGCAATCAGTCATTGCGGTCTTCTCTCAGTAACTCCTCCCTCAGCAGCCAGTCCCTCCAATCGGCAGCCAGTAACAGTTACGGCGGCGGACCGTGCGGCTCGCTCGGACCCGGACAGTCGCAGCAGAGCACGTCGCCCCGCAGGCGAGCGCTGCCGCCCCCTGTGAGTCTTCCCTCGGATAACCGCAGACATCACCCCAAACAGTTCTCGCCTACTCCCTCATCCACCCTAACCAGCATCACGCAG gGTGTACCTCTTGACACCAGTAAGCTGCAGGGGGATCAGAGATTGTCGCAGTATTCTTACGGGCAGCCGCAACAGGTTCAGAAGGGTCTCGGTTCTGCGCAGACAGACAGTCACGCGTATGCGCAAACCACGCAGCTTCACCTGCACAACATGCAGAATCTGCAGAAGACGCACAACTTTAATATGCAGCCGAAGCAGAACCCCATGAGTTATGGGTCAGCAGACATGATGCACACGGGCGTCTCAGTGGAGCAGCAGTCCGATCAGCAGATCAGTCAGTCGCTCAGCAATGAACTGGACTTTTATAGT GATACCTTGTTTCTCAACTCTCTGCTGGACGACCCGTACCTCACCCTGCAGTTAACTGGCCGACAGAACCAGAACCTCAATCAACAG ATGGGTGATGTTGGTTCTGGTGCCACAGTGAAGGGTCAGGAGAGTTCCTATCATAACCAGCAGGGGGCACTGGAGACCACAGGACCACAGCTGCTCACTCAAAACCAGTGTCAGAGTTACACAGATGGACAACACCCCGGGTCCAACATGATCCTGACAG GAGATTCTTCATCAGGACTGTCTAAAGAGATCACCAACGCCCTTGCAGGTGTACCAGGCTTCGAAATGGACCCGTTTTCCTCTGAAGACACGCTGCGGATGGACCCGCTGGCGCTGGATGGTCTTGGCATGCTGACAGACGGAGACCTGATGCTGGCCGACCCAGCGGTGGAGGACTCCTTCCGTTCCGATCACCTGAAATAA
- the LOC135752208 gene encoding CREB-regulated transcription coactivator 2 isoform X2: MSSAGTAGACGPGPTPGPNHGASNPRKFSEKIALHTQRQAEETAAFQEVMMDLTSTRIQAQKVRLSRSQGPYYGGSLPNVNQIGRNPSEMQGSFQAPLDANRSTRHHGLVERVHRDKRFISPIRPYQRHMDSSHSGSVYLSPPPDPSWRRTNSDSALHTSVMNPPAGDSFSGGQMFTPQGRRGVFSYPVPPIEENGPDEGALLKPWDSRKLLLLSSRPKSCEVPGITVYPSPDQQGGSPHASTVLNTGGSLPDLSSLHFPSPLPTPLDPDEPGYPSLSGGSSTGNLTSTLTQLGINTHNTFHSQGLLPSLQGTLSNPSLQSSLSNPNIQSSLSSYSFPNSLSSASLQSSLSNPSLQSSLSSSPSMRSSLSNQSLRSSLSNSSLSSQSLQSAASNSYGGGPCGSLGPGQSQQSTSPRRRALPPPVSLPSDNRRHHPKQFSPTPSSTLTSITQGVPLDTSKLQGDQRLSQYSYGQPQQVQKGLGSAQTDSHAYAQTTQLHLHNMQNLQKTHNFNMQPKQNPMSYGSADMMHTGVSVEQQSDQQISQSLSNELDFYSDTLFLNSLLDDPYLTLQLTGRQNQNLNQQMGDVGSGATVKGQESSYHNQQGALETTGPQLLTQNQCQSYTDGQHPGSNMILTGDSSSGLSKEITNALAGVPGFEMDPFSSEDTLRMDPLALDGLGMLTDGDLMLADPAVEDSFRSDHLK; the protein is encoded by the exons ATGTCCTCCGCGGGTACTGCAGGAGCTTGCGGGCCCGGACCGACACCGGGACCGAATCACGGCGCGTCAAACCCGCGAAAATTCAGCGAGAAGATCGCGctgcacacacagagacagGCGGAGGAGACCGCGGCGTTTCAAGAGGTCATGATGGACCTCACATCCACACGG ATTCAGGCACAGAAGGTCCGATTATCCAGAAGCCAGGGTCCGTATTACGGCGGATCTTTGCCCAACGTAAACCAGATTGGCAGGAACCCATCAGAAATGCAG GGCTCGTTTCAGGCTCCCCTGGATGCCAATCGCTCCACACGACATCATGGTCTGGTAGAGAGAGTCCACAGAGACAAGCGCTTCATCTCCCCCATCAGACCCTACCAGAGACAT ATGGACAGCTCTCACAGCGGCTCTGTGTATCTGTCTCCGCCCCCTGACCCCAGCTGGAGAAG AACAAACTCAGACTCAGCGCTCCACACCAGTGTTATGAATCCACCTGCTGGTGACTCATTCAGTGGAGGACAGATGTTCACTCCGCAGGGCAGACGTGGTG TGTTCTCGTATCCTGTTCCTCCCATTGAAGAGAACGGTCCTGATGAAGGAGCTCTCCTGAAACCATGGGACTCCAGAAAG CTTTTGCTGTTATCTTCAAGACCAAAATCCTGTGAGGTGCCTGGAATCAC TGTCTATCCCTCTCCAGACCAGCAGGGCGGCTCCCCTCACGCATCCACAGTGTTAAATACGGGCGGCTCACTGCCAGATCTGTCCAGCTTGCATTTCCCGTCACCGCTTCCCACGCCGCTAGATCCCGATGAGCCCGGTTACCCGTCTCTCAGCGGTGGCAGCAGCACGGGTAACCTGACCTCCACCCTTACTCAACTGGGCATCAACACCCACAACACCTTCCATTCTCAAG GTTTGTTGCCATCTCTGCAGGGTACGCTGAGTAACCCCTCCCTCCAGTCATCGCTTAGCAACCCCAACATCCAGTCATCTCTCAGCAGTTACTCGTTCCCCAACTCACTCAGCTCCGCCTCCCTGCAGTCGTCTCTCAGCAACCCTTCCCTCCAGTCCTCGTTAAGCTCCTCCCCTTCAATGAGGTCATCGCTCAGCAATCAGTCATTGCGGTCTTCTCTCAGTAACTCCTCCCTCAGCAGCCAGTCCCTCCAATCGGCAGCCAGTAACAGTTACGGCGGCGGACCGTGCGGCTCGCTCGGACCCGGACAGTCGCAGCAGAGCACGTCGCCCCGCAGGCGAGCGCTGCCGCCCCCTGTGAGTCTTCCCTCGGATAACCGCAGACATCACCCCAAACAGTTCTCGCCTACTCCCTCATCCACCCTAACCAGCATCACGCAG gGTGTACCTCTTGACACCAGTAAGCTGCAGGGGGATCAGAGATTGTCGCAGTATTCTTACGGGCAGCCGCAACAGGTTCAGAAGGGTCTCGGTTCTGCGCAGACAGACAGTCACGCGTATGCGCAAACCACGCAGCTTCACCTGCACAACATGCAGAATCTGCAGAAGACGCACAACTTTAATATGCAGCCGAAGCAGAACCCCATGAGTTATGGGTCAGCAGACATGATGCACACGGGCGTCTCAGTGGAGCAGCAGTCCGATCAGCAGATCAGTCAGTCGCTCAGCAATGAACTGGACTTTTATAGT GATACCTTGTTTCTCAACTCTCTGCTGGACGACCCGTACCTCACCCTGCAGTTAACTGGCCGACAGAACCAGAACCTCAATCAACAG ATGGGTGATGTTGGTTCTGGTGCCACAGTGAAGGGTCAGGAGAGTTCCTATCATAACCAGCAGGGGGCACTGGAGACCACAGGACCACAGCTGCTCACTCAAAACCAGTGTCAGAGTTACACAGATGGACAACACCCCGGGTCCAACATGATCCTGACAG GAGATTCTTCATCAGGACTGTCTAAAGAGATCACCAACGCCCTTGCAGGTGTACCAGGCTTCGAAATGGACCCGTTTTCCTCTGAAGACACGCTGCGGATGGACCCGCTGGCGCTGGATGGTCTTGGCATGCTGACAGACGGAGACCTGATGCTGGCCGACCCAGCGGTGGAGGACTCCTTCCGTTCCGATCACCTGAAATAA